A section of the Larus michahellis chromosome 1, bLarMic1.1, whole genome shotgun sequence genome encodes:
- the SNU13 gene encoding NHP2-like protein 1, translated as MSEAEVNPKAYPLADAQLTKTLLDLVQQSCNYKQLRKGANEATKTLNRGIAEFIVMAADAEPLEIILHLPLLCEDKNVPYVFVRSKQALGRACGVSRPVIACSITIKEGSQLKPQIQSVQQAIERLLV; from the exons agTGAGGCAGAAGTGAATCCCAAAGCTTACCCCCTGGCTGATGCACAGCTCACCAAAACGCTACTGGATCTTGTGCAGCAATCCTGCAACTACAAGCAGCTACGCAAGGGAGCCAATGAAG CCACCAAAACACTGAACCGTGGGATAGCAGAGTTCATTGTGATGGCGGCAGATGCAGAACCGTTGGAGATCATCCTGCACCTCCCTCTTCTCTGCGAGGACAAGAATGTACCTTATGTGTTTGTGCGCTCCAAGCAAGCCCTGGGCCGGGCATGTGGCGTTTCCCGCCCTGTCATTGCCTGCTCCATCACCATCAAGGAGGGATCACAGCTAAAGCCTCAGATCCAGTCTGTCCAGCAAGCTATAGAAAGACTGTTGGTCTAA